DNA sequence from the Vicia villosa cultivar HV-30 ecotype Madison, WI linkage group LG3, Vvil1.0, whole genome shotgun sequence genome:
TTGAGTGATTTCACTGAAAGTCAGCTATCAAATAATACAAGCTCCATGGATaacaaaatccaattaaatttACAAACTATAGTATTTTCTCATTCGACATCACAAACTCATTAGccaaaaacaattaaaagaatAGGTTCCGCCCAAATAACCAAGTTCCTCAAGGTCATTTACACGTAGAAAATGCATGTTCTCTAGATAGTGAGACATCGTTGCAGGGCAAACAAATACTATTAACATTGAGAATCTGCATCAATATGGAACAGGACAGTAGCTTTTAAGTTTTAATTGGAGTGCTTTAACAACACAGAAAATGCGCCAAAAACAACACAACACAGAATTAACATTTACGATTTGATTTCACATGGCAtatagcaaacaaaaaaaatcatcgcATCGCAGCTCATTTCTATAACCTAGGATTCAATTTCGCATCGTAAAACAGCAACAGCAACATCATAAACAGAAACgaataaaaaatcaaaagcaaataataacaaatcaaaacaacaaacttaAATCCCAAAAAATATAGCATAGATCTCAATGTCAAAACAATCTAAATCAacaacaaaaccaacaaaaattaaaatagggcaataaaaaccctaatttgttccaAAACAattccaaattaaaaaaaaactaagcaGTAAGAACAACGGCTCCACCAGCCTCCTTAATCTTCTTCTCAGCAATcttcgaaatgagcttagtcTTCACCACAAAAGGCTGATTCTGAGGCAAAACTCCTTTCCCCAAAAGCTTAAAGTACCCATGCTGAGTAACATCAATAACAGGTGCTTTCTTCTCCTTAATCGCCTTATCCTTTACCTCTTGAGGAATCAACGAAGCGAGCCTGTCGATGTTCACAATGGGGGCATAGAATTTGTTACGAAGCTTGTGAAAGTAACGCATACCGACCTTACCGAAGTAACCTGGATGGTACTTGTCGAACAGGATCCGGTGGTGGTGCATGCCTCCAGCGTTACCGCGACCTCCGGGATGCTTTCGGTGCTTTCCGATACGACCGTGACCGGCACTGACGTGGCCTCTCTTCTTCCTGTTCTTCTTGAACCTGGTCGTCATCTTCCTAGGGTTCTTCTCTCTGGATGCGGTGCTTCCCTGCTTGTGTGAAAATTAGGGTTCAGGATTTTGGTGGCTCACCATTTTAGGTTATATAGTGAAGTTTTAAACGGGCCTTTTGGTTTTTCTTATAGAGATGGGCTTAGCCCAAAATTAAAGAAAACTGACCCAGGTAAATAAACCggtctattttttttaatgagcTTGTGCATTTAATTTTGGAATGACCCagataaatcaattttattaattatcaaaatttcttttcctttttattaaCTTTGTTGTTTTAAGCTTTTGTGCTTaattcatttatatatatttaaattttttattttaggctttaaatttaagatattttgattttttttattaaaactgcCTAAAATTATTGATTGCATTAATTATTTCGTTGTCAATATACTTTAATCATGTTATATGTTATAtaccatttataaaaaaatactttgatgttaataataattaattttttcataaagctaaatttttaaaattattaaaacggATAACTTGTTTAATTTTAGAGTTTAATTAATATACTCATTTTTCACTATCATCCAATAAAAAATTAGTAATAtatcatatcatcaaaataattttaaaattaatgataTTCCTTGAAGTTATTGTGTCTCTTAAATCTGTAATCTttaatatatttacagaaaaataatttgtaataaatttgatat
Encoded proteins:
- the LOC131656035 gene encoding large ribosomal subunit protein uL15x-like, which codes for MTTRFKKNRKKRGHVSAGHGRIGKHRKHPGGRGNAGGMHHHRILFDKYHPGYFGKVGMRYFHKLRNKFYAPIVNIDRLASLIPQEVKDKAIKEKKAPVIDVTQHGYFKLLGKGVLPQNQPFVVKTKLISKIAEKKIKEAGGAVVLTA